A window from Centropristis striata isolate RG_2023a ecotype Rhode Island chromosome 2, C.striata_1.0, whole genome shotgun sequence encodes these proteins:
- the crybgx gene encoding crystallin beta gamma X, producing MNIFTKVPGLAQQTSKLGSVLQRAFYGSSGRVTLFEQRNFAGRRLDLSSDCARLSDKNFPERCNSVQVESGAWIGYEHENFRGRQYLWDMSDRGEYNCYDKWCAQVDHVSSVRAVKQDNNPGRAQLFERAGFSGKKMEIQDDIPNLMSRYSLNRVASIRVLGGAWAVYQEPNYRGPHYILEKRDYNNFSDWGSQNSTVGSMRRVRFN from the exons ATGAACATCTTTACTAAGGTCCCAGGATTAGCCCAACAAACCAG CAAGCTGGGGTCTGTGCTCCAACGTGCCTTCTACGGGTCCAGTGGGAGG GTGACCCTTTTCGAGCAGAGGAACTTTGCCGGCAGACGGCTGGATCTGAGCTCTGACTGTGCCAGGCTCAGTGACAAGAACTTCCCAGAGAGATGCAACTCTGTGCAGGTGGAGAGCGGAGC ATGGATCGGTTACGAGCATGAGAACTTCCGGGGCCGTCAGTACCTGTGGGACATGTCCGACCGCGGAGAGTACAACTGCTACGACAAGTGGTGCGCCCAGGTGGACCACGTCTCCTCCGTCCGTGCTGTCAAACAG GACAACAATCCTGGCAGAGCTCAGCTGTTCGAGCGTGCCGGCTTCTCCGGTAAGAAGATGGAGATCCAGGACGACATCCCCAACCTGATGAGCCGCTACAGCCTCAACAGGGTCGCCTCCATCCGTGTGCTCGGAGGAGC gtgggcGGTGTATCAGGAGCCGAACTACAGAGGACCTCACTACATCCTGGAGAAGCGCGACTACAACAACTTCTCCGACTGGGGCAGCCAGAACAGCACCGTGGGCTCCATGCGCAGAGTCCGCTTCAACTAA
- the cars1 gene encoding cysteine--tRNA ligase, cytoplasmic isoform X1 produces MSTSGEPVKGKRVQPAWSPPAGTEVPQLRLYNSLTRTKEPFVPQKGNTVTWYCCGPTVYDASHMGHARSYISFDILRRILKDYFKYDVLYCMNITDIDDKIIKRARQNHLLEQYKEKQPAAAQILQDVLSARGPFQAHLAATTDPDKKQMLERLDAAVTAALQPLQAAMEGKAAADVVQPLAEVLLESSKDLLAEWLDHQFGSKVTENSIFSILPNYWEGEYHKDMEALNVLPPDVLTRVSEYVPEIVDFVKKVVSNGYGYESNGSVYFDTSKFDASPQHSYAKLVPEAVGDQKALQEGEGDLSISADRLSEKKSPNDFALWKASKPGEPSWDSPWGKGRPGWHIECSAMAGSILGESMDIHGGGFDLRFPHHDNELAQSEAFFENDHWVRYFLHTGHLTIAGCKMSKSLKNFITIKDALAKNTARQLRLAFLMHSWKDTLDYSSNTMESAVQYEKFMNEFFLNVKDIMRAPTDITGRYEKWEAAEVELNNSFYDRKSAVHEALCDNVDTRTAMEEMRVLVGQSNSYIAGRKSAKLRPNRMLVESVATYLTATLKIFGAIEGSEPIGFPVGGQNQNVDLESTVMPYLSVLSDFRENVRKIAREQKVTELLKLCDVVRDDTLPELGVRLEDHEGLPTVVKLVDKETLLKEREEKKQMEEEKKRKKEEAARKKQEQEMAKLAKMKVPPCEMFRTETDKYSKFDETGFPTHDAEGKELSKGQAKKLRKLYETQEKLHNEYLQMNQNGN; encoded by the exons GAGCCGTTTGTTCCTCAGAAAGGGAATACAGTGACGTGGTACTGCTGCGGACCGACAGTCTACGATGCCTCACACATGGGACACGCCAG ATCCTACATATCTTTTGATATTCTGCGAAGGATACTTAAGGACTACTTCAAGTACGACGTCCTCTACTGCATGAACATCACAGACATCGACGACAAA ATCATTAAAAGGGCTCGGCAGAACCACCTCCTGGAGCAGTACAAGGAGAAGCAGCCAGCAGCCGCTCAGATCCTGCAGGACGTCCTGAGCGCCAGAGGG cCCTTCCAGGCCCACCTGGCAGCGACGACAGACCCTGATAAGAAGCAGATGTTGGAGCGGCTGGACGCTGCCGTCACCGCCGCTCTGCAGCCCCTGCAGGCAGCGATGGAgggcaaagcagcagcagacgtGGTTCAGCCTCTGGCAGAG GTGCTGCTGGAGAGCTCGAAGGACCTGCTGGCTGAGTGGTTGGATCATCAGTTTGGGAGTAAAGTCACAGAGAATTCCATCTTCTCCATTCTCCCCAACTACTGGGAGGGAGAGTACCACAAAGACATGGAGGCTCTCAAC GTTCTTCCTCCAGACGTTCTGACTCGAGTCAGCGAGTACGTGCCTGAGATTGTGGACTTTGTGAAGAAGGTTGTCTCAAATGGTTATGG CTATGAATCCAACGGTTCTGTTTACTTCGACACCTCCAAGTTTGATGCCAGTCCACAGCACTCGTACGCCAAACTGGTGCCGGAGGCAGTCGGAGATCAGAAAGCTCTACAGGAGGGAGAAG GCGACCTGAGCATCTCTGCTGACAGATTAAGTGAGAAAAAGTCTCCCAATGACTTCGCCTTGTGGAAAGCCTCCAAACCTGGAGAGCCTTCGTGGGACTCTCCGTGGGGGAAG GGACGACCAGGCTGGCACATTGAGTGTTCGGCCATGGCTGGATCTATCCTGGGAGAGTCCATGGACATCCACGGCGGAGGCTTCGATCTCCGGTTCCCTCATCACGACAACGAGTTGGCTCAGTCTGAG GCTTTCTTTGAGAACGATCACTGGGTGCGATACTTCCTGCACACTGGACACCTGACGATCGCCGGCTGCAAGATGTCCAAATCTCTGAAGAACTTCATCACCATTAAAGACGCCTTAGCAAAGAACACAG CTCGTCAGCTCCGTCTGGCCTTCCTAATGCATTCCTGGAAAGACACCCTGGACTACTCCTCCAACACCATGGAGTCGGCCGTCCAGTACGAGAAGTTCATGAAC gagttcttcctgaatgtgaAAGACATAATGCGCGCTCCTACTGACATCACCGGGCGATACGAGAAGTGGGAGGCAGCAGAGGTGGAGCTCAACAACAG TTTCTACGACAGGAAGTCGGCCGTCCACGAGGCTCTTTGTGACAACGTGGACACTCGCACCGCCATGGAGGAGATGAGAGTGCTGGTCGGTCAGAGCAACAGCTACATCGCCGGCAGGAAGAGCGCCAAGCTGAGACCGAACCGCATGCTGGTGGAGAGCGTCGCCACGTACCTCACCGCCACACTGAAG ATATTTGGAGCCATTGAAGGATCGGAGCCCATCGGGTTCCCAGTGGGAGGACAAAACCAGAACGTGgat CTGGAGAGCACAGTGATGCCGTACCTCTCGGTGCTGTCAGACTTCAGAGAAAACGTCCGCAAAATCGCCCGAGAACAAAAAG tgACGGAGCTGCTGAAACTTTGTGATGTTGTCCGTGACGACACGTTGCCGGAGCTGGGAGTCCGACTGGAAGATCACGAAG GTTTACCCACGGTGGTGAAACTGGTGGACAAGGAGACATTACTGAAGGAGCGAGAGGAGAAGAAGCAG atggaagaagagaagaaacggAAAAAGGAAGAAGCTGCGAGGAAGAAACAAGAACAAGAG ATGGCGAAGCTGGCGAAGATGAAGGTCCCTCCATGTGAAATGTTTCGCACAGAAACCGACAAGTATTCTAAATTCGACGAAACG GGTTTCCCCACTCATGACGCTGAAGGGAAGGAGCTGAGCAAAGGACAAGCCAAGAAGCTGCGCAAGCTGTACGAGACGCAGGAGAAACTGCACAATGAGTATCTGCAGATGAACCAGAACGGCAACTGA
- the cars1 gene encoding cysteine--tRNA ligase, cytoplasmic isoform X2 — MKGKRVQPAWSPPAGTEVPQLRLYNSLTRTKEPFVPQKGNTVTWYCCGPTVYDASHMGHARSYISFDILRRILKDYFKYDVLYCMNITDIDDKIIKRARQNHLLEQYKEKQPAAAQILQDVLSARGPFQAHLAATTDPDKKQMLERLDAAVTAALQPLQAAMEGKAAADVVQPLAEVLLESSKDLLAEWLDHQFGSKVTENSIFSILPNYWEGEYHKDMEALNVLPPDVLTRVSEYVPEIVDFVKKVVSNGYGYESNGSVYFDTSKFDASPQHSYAKLVPEAVGDQKALQEGEGDLSISADRLSEKKSPNDFALWKASKPGEPSWDSPWGKGRPGWHIECSAMAGSILGESMDIHGGGFDLRFPHHDNELAQSEAFFENDHWVRYFLHTGHLTIAGCKMSKSLKNFITIKDALAKNTARQLRLAFLMHSWKDTLDYSSNTMESAVQYEKFMNEFFLNVKDIMRAPTDITGRYEKWEAAEVELNNSFYDRKSAVHEALCDNVDTRTAMEEMRVLVGQSNSYIAGRKSAKLRPNRMLVESVATYLTATLKIFGAIEGSEPIGFPVGGQNQNVDLESTVMPYLSVLSDFRENVRKIAREQKVTELLKLCDVVRDDTLPELGVRLEDHEGLPTVVKLVDKETLLKEREEKKQMEEEKKRKKEEAARKKQEQEMAKLAKMKVPPCEMFRTETDKYSKFDETGFPTHDAEGKELSKGQAKKLRKLYETQEKLHNEYLQMNQNGN, encoded by the exons GAGCCGTTTGTTCCTCAGAAAGGGAATACAGTGACGTGGTACTGCTGCGGACCGACAGTCTACGATGCCTCACACATGGGACACGCCAG ATCCTACATATCTTTTGATATTCTGCGAAGGATACTTAAGGACTACTTCAAGTACGACGTCCTCTACTGCATGAACATCACAGACATCGACGACAAA ATCATTAAAAGGGCTCGGCAGAACCACCTCCTGGAGCAGTACAAGGAGAAGCAGCCAGCAGCCGCTCAGATCCTGCAGGACGTCCTGAGCGCCAGAGGG cCCTTCCAGGCCCACCTGGCAGCGACGACAGACCCTGATAAGAAGCAGATGTTGGAGCGGCTGGACGCTGCCGTCACCGCCGCTCTGCAGCCCCTGCAGGCAGCGATGGAgggcaaagcagcagcagacgtGGTTCAGCCTCTGGCAGAG GTGCTGCTGGAGAGCTCGAAGGACCTGCTGGCTGAGTGGTTGGATCATCAGTTTGGGAGTAAAGTCACAGAGAATTCCATCTTCTCCATTCTCCCCAACTACTGGGAGGGAGAGTACCACAAAGACATGGAGGCTCTCAAC GTTCTTCCTCCAGACGTTCTGACTCGAGTCAGCGAGTACGTGCCTGAGATTGTGGACTTTGTGAAGAAGGTTGTCTCAAATGGTTATGG CTATGAATCCAACGGTTCTGTTTACTTCGACACCTCCAAGTTTGATGCCAGTCCACAGCACTCGTACGCCAAACTGGTGCCGGAGGCAGTCGGAGATCAGAAAGCTCTACAGGAGGGAGAAG GCGACCTGAGCATCTCTGCTGACAGATTAAGTGAGAAAAAGTCTCCCAATGACTTCGCCTTGTGGAAAGCCTCCAAACCTGGAGAGCCTTCGTGGGACTCTCCGTGGGGGAAG GGACGACCAGGCTGGCACATTGAGTGTTCGGCCATGGCTGGATCTATCCTGGGAGAGTCCATGGACATCCACGGCGGAGGCTTCGATCTCCGGTTCCCTCATCACGACAACGAGTTGGCTCAGTCTGAG GCTTTCTTTGAGAACGATCACTGGGTGCGATACTTCCTGCACACTGGACACCTGACGATCGCCGGCTGCAAGATGTCCAAATCTCTGAAGAACTTCATCACCATTAAAGACGCCTTAGCAAAGAACACAG CTCGTCAGCTCCGTCTGGCCTTCCTAATGCATTCCTGGAAAGACACCCTGGACTACTCCTCCAACACCATGGAGTCGGCCGTCCAGTACGAGAAGTTCATGAAC gagttcttcctgaatgtgaAAGACATAATGCGCGCTCCTACTGACATCACCGGGCGATACGAGAAGTGGGAGGCAGCAGAGGTGGAGCTCAACAACAG TTTCTACGACAGGAAGTCGGCCGTCCACGAGGCTCTTTGTGACAACGTGGACACTCGCACCGCCATGGAGGAGATGAGAGTGCTGGTCGGTCAGAGCAACAGCTACATCGCCGGCAGGAAGAGCGCCAAGCTGAGACCGAACCGCATGCTGGTGGAGAGCGTCGCCACGTACCTCACCGCCACACTGAAG ATATTTGGAGCCATTGAAGGATCGGAGCCCATCGGGTTCCCAGTGGGAGGACAAAACCAGAACGTGgat CTGGAGAGCACAGTGATGCCGTACCTCTCGGTGCTGTCAGACTTCAGAGAAAACGTCCGCAAAATCGCCCGAGAACAAAAAG tgACGGAGCTGCTGAAACTTTGTGATGTTGTCCGTGACGACACGTTGCCGGAGCTGGGAGTCCGACTGGAAGATCACGAAG GTTTACCCACGGTGGTGAAACTGGTGGACAAGGAGACATTACTGAAGGAGCGAGAGGAGAAGAAGCAG atggaagaagagaagaaacggAAAAAGGAAGAAGCTGCGAGGAAGAAACAAGAACAAGAG ATGGCGAAGCTGGCGAAGATGAAGGTCCCTCCATGTGAAATGTTTCGCACAGAAACCGACAAGTATTCTAAATTCGACGAAACG GGTTTCCCCACTCATGACGCTGAAGGGAAGGAGCTGAGCAAAGGACAAGCCAAGAAGCTGCGCAAGCTGTACGAGACGCAGGAGAAACTGCACAATGAGTATCTGCAGATGAACCAGAACGGCAACTGA